The DNA segment TGATGATGACTTTGCTGGGGTAGCACAAAATATTTTTGAAGCTTTTAAAACAGGTCGTGCCGCAATCGTAGCAGGCGATTATGAATTAAGAGATGAGCAAGTTACTATTATAAAAGAAGGTGTTTCGACAATTATTGCAGTGCGCGCGGTTCACTATTTACAGGCTGGAAAGCAAGCATTAGCAGATAATAATATGGGCGCGGCTTTTCACGATCTTTCTGAAGGGTTTGGCTTTATGTACAGCCTTCGTTTTACAAATAACCCAAATACAGGAGCGCCTTACGTTTCTCCTTCTGAATTAGAAACGTTTAAAACTCAACTGTTAGAAGGAAACGGTTTTTGGGATGTAACTCCTGAAACATTAGATAGTATTTCAGCAACAATAGCAACAGCTTTTGACTTTACTGTAGAACAAGCTGCAAACTAAAAGGTTATTAAAAGCAAAACAATCGGTTTATATATTAAGCCGATTGTTTTTGCTATTTTTGCAAACCGAAAAATGAAAAAGAAAAAGATGATAAAAAAAGCACTATTTAGTCTAAGTTTTATTCTTGTTTTAGTAGCGTGTTCTAGCGATGATAGCACAAAGCCAGAAGAAGAAACCAACGATAGTTTTGACCGTCAGGCTTTATTAGTTAACTGGGCCGATAATATTATTGTGCTTTCATATGCTGCTTTTAATACAGAAACAAATAGCTTAGTTACAGCGACAACTACTTTTACAGAAAATCCTACAGTTGGAGCTCTACAGCAATTGCGCGAAACTTGGATTGAAGCTTATCTTGCTTTTCAACATGTTTCTATGTTTGAAATAGGTAAAGCTGAAGCCCTTAATTATCGCAACCGTGTAAATGTATACCCTACCAATGCTTCAGAAATTGATGGATTAATTGCTGATGGAAACTACGATTTTTCATTGCCTTCAACAATAGATGCGCAAGGGTTTCCAGCGATGGATTACCTAATAAATGGCTTAGCTTCTTCAGATGAAGAAATTATTACTTTTTATACTACCAATGAAAACGCTGAGAATTATAAAGCGTATTTAAACACCTTAGCCGAAACCATTTCAACCTTAACCGAAACGGTTTTAAATGACTGGAATAATGGGTACAGAGATACGTTTGTAAATAACACCAGTTCGTCTGCATCAGGATCGGTAGATAAATTAGC comes from the Marixanthomonas ophiurae genome and includes:
- a CDS encoding imelysin family protein, whose product is MKKKKMIKKALFSLSFILVLVACSSDDSTKPEEETNDSFDRQALLVNWADNIIVLSYAAFNTETNSLVTATTTFTENPTVGALQQLRETWIEAYLAFQHVSMFEIGKAEALNYRNRVNVYPTNASEIDGLIADGNYDFSLPSTIDAQGFPAMDYLINGLASSDEEIITFYTTNENAENYKAYLNTLAETISTLTETVLNDWNNGYRDTFVNNTSSSASGSVDKLANDYVFYYEKALRAGKVGIPAGVFSNDPLPEKVEAFYKEDISKILALEALEASQNFFEGKKFDGTSNGESFKTYLAYLNTIKNGENLGNLITAQFETSKSKLEGLNTNFSLQIENDNSKMLTAYNELQRNVILLKVDMLQAMDISVDYVDADGD